TAAAGCTGCTCTACAGAGAAGAGGTTTAGATGGTGTCGTATGCAGGTCGAGAGAAGCAGGCcgtcaccaccatcactaccacatGACCATAGCAGACAGCACAAGAGAACATTTATAGTCACCTAAAGAGACCTTGGGGACAGCACTGCATGTCCTCAAGGCCACTATAACTGGGAGAACATGAAAAGGATTCATCTGTGCTGTTAAAATAATCTAGATAAGCTTTCTCTTCATTCCAACTGACGACCCACCCTGGGAGAGCCGGGCAACCATGTTCAGCCCCAGGACAGTCAGACAGTTCTCAGCACAGAGGACTAGAGGTGGGGACTGTCAGAGTGACTCTGGGACATCTGAGGAGTCAGAGCCTACGGCATGGTTCAAGAAGCTCCTTGTGCTGAGGGTGTCAGAGGAGTTTGCTTCCTTCGGCGAGTCCTTCCTTGAGCTCCATGGAGTTGAGATGCAGACAGCCTGCAGGAGCCTGCAGGACCGGGGCAGCGCTGTTAGGCTGGCCGAGGGCTCTCCAGGTGGGGCACTGATATGTTCTCCCTGCAGTCCACATATTCAAAGCTCTCGAAGGGCAGCTGCTGTGGATGGCTCAGGTAGGAGCAGGTCAAAGCACCCCTGGAGAGAAAGTAGGCTTTGTTGCCACGGCTGGGAGGGAAGGGGCCGCTTTGGCCTCATTCCCTAGGACCTCCCGCTGCCCACTTCCTTCTGCCCCCTGCTTTGCCAGGACACCAGGGCAGTTACCACACCGGTATTCTGGAAGCTCCAGACAGGGCTCCTAAGCAAGGTAAGGTCTAGGACAGGCCCCAGACTTGCTGTTCCCTGGAGCTAACAAAGACTCATGATGTGAGCTACCACAACTCTACCTCATAAAACGCAGCTGAGGTGAGGCCGACGCGGGGGTGGAGATGTGGGAGCCCCACGCCATACTTACTGGATGTGCAGAAGAACATGGTGGACTTTGATTTTCAGCCACGAACAGATTTTGctgagagggaaagaagagggagcCTTGTttttacagatggttgggaatcTCAAAGAGGGGACTTACAAGCCACAAGCCAACACAGTTTGCTCGCCTCCCATCAGGGGCCTCCAAGATGCCTCTCTCAACCCCTTATCCCTTATCCTCTAAGATGAGCCTGACCACCTGGCCATCCATGTTCTTGGCTCAGACATATGCTGGCCTCTCTCTCAGCAGAAAACTAGATACTACTCTTCCACAGAGCTTCAAAGAGTCCAACTCATGTAAAGATTAACCAAGTTCTACCCATTATTCTAATCTAGGTCCAATAGGTAGAGGTGATGGACTTTTACCCTGCCAGGAGGGGGCAGGTCAAATGTAGGTTCCTGAGTCTGAAGCAATTACAAAGCCaagtggatttttttgttttgtttttcgagacagggtttctctgtgtaactggcttggctgtcctggaactagctctatagaccaggctggccttgaactcatagggatccacctgcctctgcctcctgagtgctgggattaaaggcatgtgccaccaccgcctgcagccaattagatattttttaaattaaaaagtatagtttgccaggtgttggtggcacatgcctttaatcctagcactcaagaggcagaggcagaggcaggcaaatcttgagtttgaggccagactggtctacagagtgagttccaggatgggccagggctacacagagaaaccctgtcttaaaaaacaaaaacaaggccaggcagtggttgatctaggacaggcaccaaaacaacacagagaaactctgtctcgaaaaacaaaaacaaaaacaaaataaaaaaccaaaccaaaccaaaccaaacaaaaaaaaaactaaaagaacaccaagtgtgtgtgtgtgtgtgtgtgtgtgtgtgtgtgtgtgtgtgtgtgtgtgtgttcaggcacACTTAGGTCATGACATATGTGGCTGTCAAAGGACAATTTATGGGAGTGGGTTCTCCTCTTTTTACCATGTAAGACgagaagatcaaactcaggtcatggtGGCCAACGTCTTTCCCTCGCCAACCCCTCAGTGAATATTAACCGGGTTTTTAAGCCAAGGAAGAAGGTAGAAGAGGTCAAAGGGTACTTACTATGTGCTGTTATCCCCAATCCTGCTGGCGACTTCGTAAGGCATCTGTCAATCAAAAAGGCACGAGATTAGCCGAGGCCGCCCCTTCCCACTACCACAGATGTCCACACCTGCGGGCAGGGCTGGTCAGGAAGAGGGATGTTACCTGTTCACTGGCCAAAGGTCCGATGTGCAGGCGGAGGCTGCTGGTGACCTGGCCTACCACAGAGGTCTGGTGGAGAACCTCTACAGTGAGCTGTGTCACGGTGATGGGATAGAAGTTGCTGTTGGAGATGTTCAAGATATTCTGGAGAGGGcagcaaggaaaagaaatggtGAGCATGGCTCCCCTCCACAGGGAAAGCACAAGCAGCTGCAGAAGCCTGGCTCTGTGGCTTGAGTCCCATCCTACCCTGGTGGGCCGAGGGCACAAGGGACAGTATTTATTAGTGACTCTGAAGGCTCTTAAGGAGTAACACCGAGCCAGGTCCTGTGGTCCACCCCCTggtgttgtttttactctttggttgttttgggggacccgccacccagctcccaaataaatcacagccgtcttattctttcttatgaatgcccagccttagcttggcttgtttctagccagcttttcttaaattttcccatctatcttttgcctctttctctagtctatatacctttctttacttcttactccgtggcttgctgtattgctggatggctggcccatgaagtcttcctcctcctccctttcttgctcctcaatcttttcttcccagatttctcctgttttattctctctgcctgccagccccacctatcctttctcctgccttgctactggctgtTCGGCTCTTTTTAgcccatcaggtattttagacagacaaagtaacacagcttcacagagttaaacaaatgcaacataaaagaatgcaacacatctttgcatcattaaaacaaatgttccacagcataaacaaatgtaacacatcttaaaatgatattccacaacacatcCCCTCAGTCCAGTTACTCTGGAGGCTGAATCACTTGAGCccagggcaacacagtgaaaACCCATCAATCAATCAAAGTTTGCTAGCTGAGGATTCAGTTTTATTctgctcagtttctctccattctgTCCTGACATCCTTATTCTACCCTCGGAATGATCTGGCCCAGATTCTAACCCTTCACTATGCAGAGCCCCAATCTCATACAATCTACTATGGAGCTCATGTAGCCTCTCAGCATCCTTCTGCATACCACAAGATCCTTGGTACCTTCACCTTAGGCTACAAGGAAGATGGAAGTGTTTTGGAGAAGGTAGGGATGAAATCAGGGACACCTACCACCTACCGTCATATTGAGTCGTATATGAGTTTCATCAAAGGTCACCATGGAGGAGTTGAGGCCTACGGGGTACACGACAATGGACCGTGGATACAGGAAAAAGATGGTGAGggagaaagcaagcaggcagATGATCACCGACAGGAACACGGAGAGCTTCCTGTGTGAGAATAGGCCCCAGAATGGAGGAGAAAAGTCTGAGAACACCAAGACAATCTAAGGAGGGGATTCAGAGGCTCCTCTCCAGACAGGTGCACACAATCTGGCAACTGGATACTTAGCTCTCTAGCTGTGGTTCAGCACAGGATTGGAAGGCAGTTAACATGGCTTCCATTCCCAGATCTCTATCCCCATTGACCCAATAACACTGAATGGTAATACTTAACCTCTTCAAAAGCCCAGTACGTCTGTAAAGTGGAGATAATTAGATCTATTTCACAGAATTTCCTATGAGtcaacagagggaaaaaaaaaaaaaaaaactaatcatgGTTCCTGGCAGACAGCAAGACCTCAATGAATGCTGCTCTCACCACTTGAAACCATCTGTATGACTCTTTGAGAGCTCtgagttttaatatttaattaaattcagTACTCAGAACAGGATACTATCTATCCATGCAATTCAATCTGAGATATGAATTAGAAAGAACCTAGTATTTTATGAGGGACACCATTTCTAGTTTTATCAGATttactttgtatgtatgtgcaacagcatgtgtgtgcaggccagagggcaacttgtgggagttacTTTGCTCctaccatgtggtcctggggtttgaactcaggtcatcaggttgggCAGCAAGCCCctgtaccccccaccccccagccattTCCTGAGATAGGGTCTGTTTTTAGTACAGTGGCTGGGGAGGCCGGGCAACAGTTCTCAGGTGGAAGCCGAGGGATTTTGGAGGAGGTTGCAGGGATCCTTGTCAAATGGATGCTGATCACATACAGGGTCATGGGCTGAATGTGATCTGAAACCCACATGCATTGAAACCCAGGGCTGCTTCTGAACCGAGTGGCTGGTTTTCTACC
This Peromyscus leucopus breed LL Stock chromosome 8b, UCI_PerLeu_2.1, whole genome shotgun sequence DNA region includes the following protein-coding sequences:
- the Tmem106a gene encoding transmembrane protein 106A, whose amino-acid sequence is MGKAFSQLTSQQDEDKSLLPDNPARASKAANYFSRGSGKPPYSHVPYARVAGTSFVICPTCLGNGEIPRELEKQLVALIPYGDQRLKPRHTKLSVFLSVIICLLAFSLTIFFLYPRSIVVYPVGLNSSMVTFDETHIRLNMTNILNISNSNFYPITVTQLTVEVLHQTSVVGQVTSSLRLHIGPLASEQMPYEVASRIGDNSTYKICSWLKIKVHHVLLHIQGALTCSYLSHPQQLPFESFEYVDCRENISVPHLESPRPA